In one window of Pseudomonas chlororaphis subsp. chlororaphis DNA:
- a CDS encoding phospholipase C/P1 nuclease family protein, producing MKLSVALWWGLTWGTCAMAPDAQAWSNHTVGSYLALQALPQLRDAPEVEVEALESFLVQEHVGLVVLLERQEQFAREHFAHYPPRPDELKLGEQPGDNPRQAFLQALRLNPKIHLALAIQPMVGQDQPRRQHLAADQVMVKQTLSPWNIQRFIALAPAERVAPLAVLASAADEPDYGHDINLFSDNPGDVGARYGFGPQPFGDARFQYSSQAPFHMGFFHENPVVYAAAPFLQRNWPHWRAYQFLDLARFAFAKGHPYWGYRFLGWGLHYIQDLTQPYHATALPGVDLADMLLMESKALAGYDADKKAAIERAATRHTEVEKYQFNWLHGLLLAGQPHPMLAAYADTERDASYPPYSVDYPREVISAESSAQAAAFDEAIGQWLQTPAANQSFSAGNALARERYEHAALNGQLLQLIRNLGAHSRNFVRAGIEADAGPGAE from the coding sequence ATGAAGTTGTCTGTAGCGCTGTGGTGGGGGCTGACGTGGGGAACCTGCGCGATGGCGCCCGATGCCCAGGCCTGGTCCAACCACACCGTGGGCAGCTACCTGGCCTTGCAGGCGTTGCCGCAACTGCGTGACGCGCCCGAAGTCGAGGTCGAAGCCCTGGAGTCGTTCCTCGTGCAGGAGCATGTGGGGCTGGTGGTCCTGCTCGAGCGGCAGGAGCAGTTTGCCCGTGAGCACTTCGCGCACTATCCGCCGCGCCCGGACGAGCTGAAGCTGGGCGAGCAGCCGGGGGACAATCCGCGCCAGGCATTTCTCCAGGCGCTGCGGCTCAACCCGAAGATCCACCTGGCGCTGGCGATCCAGCCGATGGTCGGGCAAGACCAGCCCCGGCGCCAGCACCTGGCGGCGGACCAGGTGATGGTCAAGCAGACCCTTTCGCCCTGGAACATCCAGCGCTTCATTGCCCTGGCTCCCGCCGAGCGCGTCGCGCCGCTGGCGGTGCTGGCCAGTGCCGCCGACGAGCCGGACTACGGCCACGACATCAACCTGTTCAGCGACAACCCCGGCGATGTCGGCGCGCGCTATGGCTTCGGCCCGCAACCCTTTGGCGATGCGCGGTTCCAGTACAGCTCCCAGGCGCCGTTCCACATGGGTTTCTTCCACGAAAACCCGGTGGTGTATGCCGCCGCGCCGTTCCTGCAACGCAACTGGCCGCACTGGCGGGCCTATCAGTTTCTCGACCTGGCGCGCTTCGCCTTCGCCAAGGGGCATCCCTATTGGGGTTACCGCTTTCTCGGCTGGGGCCTGCATTACATCCAGGACCTGACCCAGCCCTATCACGCCACGGCGCTGCCGGGTGTCGACCTGGCCGACATGCTGCTGATGGAGAGCAAGGCCCTGGCCGGCTACGACGCGGACAAGAAGGCCGCGATCGAACGCGCGGCCACCCGCCACACGGAGGTGGAGAAATACCAGTTCAACTGGCTGCACGGCCTGCTGCTGGCCGGGCAGCCGCACCCGATGCTGGCGGCCTATGCCGACACCGAGCGGGACGCGAGCTACCCGCCCTATTCGGTGGACTACCCGCGCGAGGTGATCAGCGCCGAATCCAGCGCCCAGGCTGCGGCCTTCGACGAGGCCATCGGCCAGTGGCTGCAGACCCCGGCAGCCAACCAGAGCTTCAGCGCCGGCAACGCGCTGGCCCGGGAACGTTATGAGCATGCGGCGCTGAACGGGCAACTGTTGCAACTGATCCGGAACCTGGGCGCCCACAGCCGCAATTTTGTGCGCGCCGGTATCGAGGCAGATGCCGGGCCAGGCGCCGAGTAG
- the gliR gene encoding AraC family transcriptional regulator GliR, whose translation MHSLGYTSVPPLLKYLRYAEQLGIAIEPALAAAGLQAGQLSDNSLRLPGEAHERLLDYFCEHSADPLFGLNSARFVLPNSWNVLGYITMNCATLGDAMNRIMPFEKLVGDMGVSRAEQVDGQIHLTWSCRHQRPTSRRHMVENVLASWLLYAQWIADTRLSPIAVWFEHSLPAGAELAQYEAFFGSPVLFDQAYSALIAPAQYMQLPLRQADAQLLRTLEEHALGLMASLSDAPLPQQVKNVLRQLLKEGLPRKEQVAKQLATSVRTLQRQLQQAGTGYQQILDDLRQELAEHYLLHSDLAIHDISQYLGFTEQRSFHRTFKSRTGMTPGEFRHTQRTL comes from the coding sequence ATGCACAGCCTCGGCTACACCTCGGTCCCACCGCTGCTCAAGTACCTGCGCTATGCCGAGCAGCTGGGTATCGCCATTGAACCTGCGCTGGCGGCCGCGGGCTTGCAGGCCGGGCAATTGAGCGACAACAGCCTGCGCCTGCCCGGCGAGGCCCATGAGCGTTTGCTGGACTATTTCTGCGAGCATTCGGCAGACCCGCTGTTCGGGCTCAACTCGGCGCGGTTCGTACTGCCCAACTCGTGGAACGTGCTGGGCTACATCACCATGAACTGCGCGACCCTGGGCGACGCGATGAACCGGATCATGCCGTTCGAGAAGCTGGTGGGCGACATGGGCGTCAGCCGTGCCGAGCAGGTCGACGGGCAAATCCACTTGACCTGGAGCTGCCGCCACCAGCGCCCCACCTCGCGCCGGCACATGGTGGAGAACGTGCTGGCGTCGTGGCTGCTGTACGCACAGTGGATCGCCGATACCCGGTTGAGCCCCATCGCCGTGTGGTTCGAGCATTCGCTGCCGGCGGGGGCCGAGCTGGCCCAGTACGAGGCATTTTTCGGCAGCCCGGTGCTGTTCGACCAAGCCTATTCGGCGCTGATCGCGCCTGCGCAATACATGCAGTTGCCCCTGCGCCAGGCCGACGCCCAGTTGCTGCGTACCCTGGAGGAACATGCCCTGGGCCTGATGGCCTCGCTAAGCGATGCGCCGCTGCCGCAGCAGGTGAAAAACGTTCTGCGCCAGTTGCTCAAGGAAGGCCTGCCACGCAAGGAGCAGGTGGCGAAACAACTGGCCACCTCCGTGCGCACCCTGCAGCGCCAGCTGCAACAGGCCGGCACCGGCTACCAGCAGATTCTCGATGACCTGCGCCAGGAGCTCGCCGAGCATTACCTGCTGCACAGCGATCTGGCGATTCACGATATTTCCCAATACCTGGGCTTTACCGAACAGCGCTCCTTTCACCGCACCTTCAAAAGCCGCACCGGCATGACCCCGGGAGAATTCCGCCACACCCAGCGAACCCTCTAA
- a CDS encoding FGGY-family carbohydrate kinase, with protein sequence MNNDKPYLLAIDNGTQSVRALLFDLQGNLLGKGKVELQAYYSSQPGWAEQDPDYYWRKLGEACQQLWQQTGIDRRQIRGVSLTTQRGTLINVDADGKPLRPAILWLDQRQTEVEGDIKGPWSWLFKLIGAQATVDYFRAQAEVNWIARHQPDVWAATDKLLLLSGFLTHRLTGNFVDSVGCCVAFLPFDYKHLRWAAPRDWKWQALAVRPEQLPSLRKPGEVLGHISAAASQLTGIPEGLPLIAAGADKACEVLGSGVQDSGTACLSYGTTATITTTRSRYREIIPLIPPYPSAMPDHYNCEVMIYRGYWMVSWFKQEFGLREMQQAREQGLEPEVLFDALVNAVPPGSMGLMLQPYWSPGIREPGVEAKGAMIGFGDVHTRAHIYRAILEGLAYALRQGKERIEQRTRNPITCLRVAGGGSQSDAAMQLTADIFGLPAERPHVYEASGLGAAIACAVGLGLYPDFPTAIAGMTRVAEVFQPQPQAQQLYQRLYREVYVRMYRQLSPLYRSIREITGYPA encoded by the coding sequence ATGAACAACGACAAGCCCTATCTGCTGGCGATCGACAATGGCACCCAGAGCGTGCGGGCCCTGTTGTTCGACCTGCAAGGCAACCTGCTGGGCAAGGGCAAGGTCGAGTTGCAGGCCTACTATTCCAGCCAGCCCGGCTGGGCCGAACAGGACCCCGATTACTACTGGCGCAAACTCGGCGAGGCCTGCCAGCAGTTGTGGCAGCAGACCGGCATCGATCGCCGGCAGATCCGCGGCGTGTCACTGACGACCCAGCGCGGCACCCTGATCAACGTCGATGCCGACGGCAAGCCCTTGCGTCCGGCGATCCTCTGGCTCGACCAGCGCCAGACCGAAGTCGAGGGCGACATCAAGGGCCCCTGGAGTTGGCTGTTCAAGCTGATCGGGGCCCAGGCCACGGTGGATTACTTTCGCGCCCAGGCCGAGGTCAACTGGATCGCCCGGCACCAGCCCGACGTCTGGGCGGCCACCGACAAGCTGTTGCTGCTGTCGGGCTTTCTCACCCATCGGCTGACCGGGAACTTTGTCGACTCGGTCGGCTGTTGCGTGGCCTTTTTGCCCTTCGACTACAAGCACCTGCGCTGGGCCGCGCCCCGTGACTGGAAATGGCAGGCCCTGGCGGTGCGCCCCGAGCAGCTGCCGAGCCTGCGCAAGCCGGGCGAGGTCCTGGGGCATATCAGCGCCGCGGCCAGCCAGCTGACCGGGATTCCCGAAGGCCTGCCGCTGATTGCCGCGGGGGCCGACAAGGCCTGTGAAGTGCTGGGTTCCGGGGTGCAGGACAGCGGCACCGCCTGCCTGTCCTACGGCACCACGGCGACCATCACCACCACCCGGTCCCGCTACCGGGAAATCATCCCGCTGATCCCGCCTTACCCCTCGGCGATGCCCGACCATTACAACTGCGAAGTGATGATCTATCGCGGCTACTGGATGGTCAGCTGGTTCAAGCAGGAGTTCGGCCTGCGGGAAATGCAGCAGGCCCGCGAGCAGGGGCTGGAGCCGGAGGTGTTGTTCGATGCGCTGGTCAACGCGGTGCCGCCCGGCTCCATGGGGCTGATGCTGCAACCTTACTGGTCGCCCGGAATCCGCGAGCCGGGCGTCGAGGCCAAGGGCGCGATGATCGGCTTTGGCGATGTGCACACCCGGGCGCATATCTACCGGGCGATTCTCGAGGGCCTGGCCTACGCCCTGCGCCAGGGCAAGGAACGCATCGAGCAGCGCACCCGCAACCCGATTACCTGCTTGCGGGTGGCCGGCGGCGGTTCCCAGAGCGACGCGGCCATGCAATTGACGGCGGACATTTTCGGCCTGCCCGCCGAGCGTCCGCATGTGTACGAAGCCTCCGGGCTCGGCGCGGCGATTGCCTGTGCGGTCGGGCTGGGCCTGTACCCGGATTTCCCCACGGCCATCGCCGGCATGACCCGCGTCGCCGAGGTCTTCCAGCCGCAACCCCAGGCGCAGCAGCTCTATCAACGGCTGTACCGCGAGGTGTATGTGCGCATGTACCGCCAGCTCAGCCCGCTGTACCGCAGTATTCGCGAGATCACCGGTTACCCGGCCTGA
- a CDS encoding N-acyl-D-amino-acid deacylase family protein, whose product MLYDTLIRNALVIDGSDRPAYPADVALFEGRIARIGDLQGARASEEVDAAGRVLAPGFIDVHTHDDTVVIRQPQMLPKLSQGVTTVIVGNCGISASPVSLRGEPPDPMNLLGSQAAFVYPCFRDYRDAVDAAQPAVNVAALIGHTALRSNHLDDLYRTATAEEIAAMREQLRASLEDGALGLSTGLAYASAFSAETDEVLQLAAELSAFGAVYTTHLRSEFEPVLEAMDEAFLIGRQAKAPVIISHLKCAGAGNWGRSPQLLASLEQAAKDHPVGCDCYPYAASSSTLDLKQVTDAFRITITWSTPHPELGGRDLMDIAAEWGTTLLEAARRLQPAGAVYYGMDEADVRRILAHPLSMIGSDGLPEDPFPHPRLWGAFPRVLGHFSRDLGLFPLHTAVHKMTGLSAARFGLKQRGEIREGHWADLVLFDPARVRDVADFKSPQQAAEGIDGVWVNGVRSYAEGQANGCRHGRFLARQGDLREGFNG is encoded by the coding sequence ATGCTTTACGACACCCTGATCCGCAATGCCCTGGTGATCGACGGCAGCGACCGCCCGGCTTACCCCGCCGATGTCGCCCTGTTCGAGGGCCGCATCGCCCGTATCGGCGACCTGCAAGGCGCCCGCGCCAGCGAAGAAGTCGACGCCGCCGGGCGGGTGCTGGCCCCCGGTTTTATCGACGTGCACACCCACGACGACACCGTGGTGATCCGCCAGCCGCAGATGCTGCCCAAGCTCAGCCAGGGCGTGACCACGGTGATCGTCGGCAACTGCGGTATCAGTGCCTCGCCGGTGAGTCTGCGCGGCGAGCCACCGGACCCGATGAACCTGCTGGGCAGCCAGGCGGCCTTCGTCTACCCGTGTTTTCGCGACTACCGCGACGCCGTGGACGCCGCGCAGCCAGCGGTCAATGTGGCGGCGCTGATCGGCCACACGGCGCTGCGCAGCAACCATCTGGACGATCTGTATCGCACCGCCACGGCCGAGGAAATCGCCGCCATGCGCGAGCAGTTGCGGGCCAGCCTGGAAGACGGTGCCCTCGGCTTATCCACAGGCCTGGCCTACGCCAGCGCCTTCTCGGCCGAAACCGACGAGGTGCTGCAACTGGCCGCGGAACTGAGCGCCTTCGGCGCGGTGTACACCACCCACCTGCGCAGCGAATTCGAGCCGGTGCTGGAGGCCATGGATGAGGCGTTCCTGATCGGCCGCCAGGCCAAGGCGCCGGTGATCATTTCCCACCTCAAATGCGCGGGGGCGGGCAACTGGGGCCGCAGCCCACAGTTGCTGGCGTCCCTGGAGCAGGCAGCGAAAGATCATCCGGTGGGCTGCGACTGTTACCCCTACGCGGCCAGTTCCTCGACCCTTGACCTCAAGCAGGTCACCGATGCCTTTCGCATCACCATCACCTGGTCCACCCCGCACCCGGAACTGGGCGGCCGCGACCTGATGGACATCGCCGCCGAGTGGGGCACGACTCTGCTGGAGGCCGCGCGGCGCCTGCAACCGGCCGGCGCGGTGTACTACGGCATGGACGAAGCCGATGTGCGGCGCATTCTTGCCCATCCGCTGTCGATGATCGGTTCCGACGGCCTGCCGGAAGACCCGTTTCCCCATCCACGGCTGTGGGGCGCCTTTCCACGGGTACTCGGGCACTTCAGCCGCGACCTCGGCCTGTTCCCGCTGCACACCGCGGTGCACAAGATGACCGGGCTGTCGGCGGCGCGTTTCGGCCTCAAGCAGCGTGGCGAAATCCGCGAAGGGCACTGGGCCGACCTGGTGCTGTTCGATCCGGCGCGGGTCCGCGATGTGGCCGACTTCAAAAGCCCGCAACAGGCGGCCGAGGGGATCGACGGCGTGTGGGTCAACGGCGTGCGCAGCTATGCCGAAGGCCAGGCCAATGGCTGCCGGCATGGGCGCTTCCTGGCGCGGCAAGGGGATTTGCGTGAAGGGTTCAACGGCTGA
- a CDS encoding glyoxalase superfamily protein, producing the protein MSFGKTTPILRIFDEAKAREFYIDFLGFTLDWQHRFEDNFPLYMQVSRGECVLHLSEHHGDSTPGSALRIETDELEAFQQQLLAKDYRFAHPQIQAMPWGSQDLTVLDPFGNRLVFTNAISV; encoded by the coding sequence ATGAGCTTTGGCAAAACCACCCCCATCCTGCGGATCTTCGACGAGGCCAAGGCGCGGGAGTTTTATATCGACTTCCTGGGCTTCACGCTCGACTGGCAGCACCGCTTCGAAGACAACTTCCCGCTGTATATGCAGGTGTCGCGCGGGGAGTGCGTGCTGCACTTGTCGGAGCACCATGGCGACAGCACGCCGGGCTCTGCGTTGCGCATCGAGACCGACGAGCTGGAAGCCTTCCAGCAGCAGTTGCTGGCCAAGGATTACCGCTTCGCCCACCCACAGATCCAGGCCATGCCCTGGGGCAGCCAGGACCTGACGGTGCTCGATCCGTTCGGCAATCGGCTGGTGTTTACCAACGCCATCAGCGTCTGA
- a CDS encoding glycerol-3-phosphate dehydrogenase/oxidase, which produces MSTDWNAQWRQAQLPTLAGQSWDLIVIGGGISGAGILREAARHGWRCLLLEQRDFAWGTSSRSSKMVHGGLRYIAKGQWRLTRDSVRERQRLLDEAPGLVEPMSFLMPHYRGVFPGPRVFGGLLAVYDALAGRRNHRFHDVEQMRYLAPGIKAEGLLGGSCFLDALTDDARLVMRVLAEARADGAQAFNGLRVQQVLRERGRVCGVSVEDVESGQSLTLRCSVLAVASGAWAGRFAPPGENRHLRPLRGSHLLLPGWRLPVAQAFSFLHDSDRRPVFVFPWEGATVVGTTDLDHREDLDQSARISAEELAYLLAACEQQFPEARIGAADVLSTWSGVRPVVGSADAAGKPSSETREHALWCEPGCVTLAGGKLTTFRTQAIEVLQACAAMLGRTLDAADAVVFAAVPAVEVAGLSSGQLRRLAGRHGRDLPRLAQWLAQLGCGCVASSDTLWAELAFAAQSEMVLHLDDLLLRRTRLGLLLANGAAAELPAIRALCQPLLGWDDARWEQEQQRYHDLWLRYHSLPEVAYRSLPKSHP; this is translated from the coding sequence ATGAGCACGGATTGGAATGCGCAATGGCGCCAGGCTCAGCTGCCGACCCTGGCAGGCCAGAGCTGGGACCTGATCGTGATCGGCGGCGGCATCAGCGGGGCCGGGATCCTGCGTGAGGCGGCGCGGCATGGCTGGCGCTGCCTGCTGCTGGAACAGCGCGATTTTGCCTGGGGCACTTCCAGCCGTTCCTCGAAAATGGTCCATGGCGGCCTGCGCTACATCGCCAAGGGCCAATGGCGCCTGACCCGCGATTCGGTGCGCGAACGCCAGCGCCTGCTCGACGAAGCGCCCGGGCTGGTGGAGCCCATGAGCTTTCTGATGCCGCACTATCGCGGTGTGTTTCCCGGGCCGCGGGTGTTCGGTGGCCTGCTGGCGGTGTACGACGCCCTGGCCGGGCGGCGCAACCATCGTTTCCACGACGTCGAGCAGATGCGTTACCTGGCGCCCGGCATCAAGGCCGAAGGCTTGCTGGGCGGCTCGTGTTTTCTCGATGCCCTGACCGACGATGCCCGGCTGGTGATGCGGGTGCTGGCCGAGGCGCGGGCCGATGGCGCCCAGGCGTTCAATGGCCTGCGTGTGCAGCAGGTGCTGCGCGAACGGGGGCGAGTGTGCGGAGTGTCGGTCGAGGACGTGGAAAGCGGCCAGTCGCTGACCCTGCGTTGCTCGGTGCTGGCGGTGGCGAGTGGGGCCTGGGCCGGGCGTTTCGCGCCGCCTGGCGAGAACCGCCACTTGCGGCCCCTGCGCGGCAGCCACCTGTTGCTGCCCGGCTGGCGCTTGCCGGTGGCCCAGGCATTCAGCTTCCTGCATGACAGCGATCGGCGCCCGGTGTTCGTGTTTCCCTGGGAAGGCGCCACCGTGGTCGGCACCACCGACCTCGATCACCGCGAAGACCTCGACCAGAGCGCGCGCATCAGTGCCGAGGAGCTGGCCTATCTGCTGGCGGCCTGCGAGCAGCAATTTCCCGAGGCGCGCATCGGCGCCGCCGATGTGCTGTCGACCTGGTCCGGTGTGCGCCCGGTGGTGGGCAGCGCCGACGCGGCGGGCAAGCCTTCCAGTGAAACCCGCGAGCATGCGCTGTGGTGTGAGCCGGGCTGCGTGACCCTCGCCGGCGGCAAGCTGACCACCTTTCGTACCCAGGCCATCGAGGTGTTGCAGGCCTGTGCGGCGATGCTCGGGCGGACCCTGGACGCTGCCGACGCGGTGGTGTTCGCGGCCGTGCCGGCGGTAGAGGTCGCGGGCCTGAGCAGTGGCCAGCTGCGCCGCCTGGCCGGGCGCCATGGGCGCGACCTGCCGCGACTGGCGCAATGGCTGGCGCAGCTGGGATGCGGCTGCGTCGCCAGCAGCGACACCTTGTGGGCCGAGCTGGCGTTTGCCGCCCAAAGCGAGATGGTCCTGCACCTGGACGACCTGCTGCTGCGCCGCACCCGCCTGGGCCTGTTGCTGGCCAACGGCGCGGCGGCCGAGCTGCCGGCGATCCGCGCCCTGTGCCAGCCCCTGCTCGGTTGGGACGACGCGCGCTGGGAACAGGAACAACAGCGTTATCACGACCTGTGGCTGCGTTATCACAGCCTGCCCGAGGTTGCCTATAGAAGCCTACCCAAGAGCCATCCATGA
- a CDS encoding FAD-binding oxidoreductase, translating to MRRWNGWGEQSTVVELPAQGAGFLAQRIGAGSRLADASLETALARVPPSRLMPHALYSIEAHDRLLHARGQSLPDWLALREGTLERYPDGVAFPDSAEQVRQLLALAEQQDLCLIPYGGGTSVAGHINPPVSTRPVLTVSMARMNRLLELDESSLIATFGPGASGPQVESQLRARGYTLGHFPQSWELSTLGGWVASRSSGQQSLRYGRIEQLFAGGTLETFAGPLQIPAFPASAAGPDLREVVLGCEGRFGIISSVKVRVSALVEDERFYGVFLPDWPKALQAIRQLAQARVPLSMLRLSNAVETETQLALAGHPRQIAWLEKYLKLRGAGQGKCLLTFGVTGNRQQNALSLRQARQHLKAFGGVFTGTLLGNKWAHNRFRFPYLRESLWHAGYVVDTLETATDWSNVDNLLQRIEASLRDCLAAEGEQVHVFTHLSHVYGEGSSIYTSYVFRPAADYPATLARWKALKHAASQTIVEHGGTISHQHGVGKDHAPYLPHEKGELAIAALRSLSRHFDPAGRLNPGTLLEE from the coding sequence ATGCGACGCTGGAACGGCTGGGGCGAACAGAGCACGGTGGTCGAATTGCCCGCCCAGGGCGCGGGGTTTCTTGCGCAGCGTATCGGCGCGGGGAGCCGGCTGGCGGATGCTTCGCTGGAAACCGCGTTGGCCCGGGTGCCGCCGTCGCGCCTGATGCCCCATGCGCTGTACAGCATCGAGGCCCATGACCGGCTGCTGCATGCCCGCGGCCAGAGCCTGCCGGACTGGCTGGCCCTGCGCGAAGGCACGCTGGAGCGCTACCCGGACGGCGTGGCCTTTCCCGATAGCGCCGAGCAGGTTCGCCAGTTGCTGGCCCTGGCCGAACAGCAGGACCTGTGCCTGATCCCCTACGGCGGCGGCACCTCGGTGGCCGGCCACATCAACCCACCCGTTTCGACGCGGCCGGTACTGACCGTGTCCATGGCGCGGATGAATCGCCTGCTGGAGCTGGACGAAAGCAGCCTGATCGCCACCTTCGGCCCCGGCGCCAGCGGCCCGCAGGTGGAAAGCCAGTTGCGCGCCCGCGGCTATACCCTGGGGCACTTCCCACAGTCCTGGGAGCTGTCGACCCTGGGCGGCTGGGTCGCCAGCCGCTCCAGTGGCCAGCAGTCCCTGCGCTACGGGCGCATCGAGCAGTTGTTCGCCGGCGGCACCCTGGAAACCTTCGCCGGCCCCTTGCAGATTCCCGCGTTCCCGGCGTCGGCCGCGGGGCCGGACCTGCGCGAGGTGGTGCTGGGCTGCGAGGGGCGCTTCGGGATCATTTCCTCGGTCAAGGTACGGGTCAGCGCGCTGGTCGAGGACGAGCGCTTCTATGGCGTGTTCCTGCCGGACTGGCCCAAGGCGCTGCAGGCCATCCGCCAACTGGCCCAGGCCCGAGTGCCGCTGTCCATGCTGCGGCTGTCGAACGCGGTGGAAACCGAGACCCAGCTGGCCCTGGCCGGCCATCCGCGGCAGATCGCCTGGCTGGAGAAATACCTGAAGCTGCGCGGGGCGGGGCAGGGCAAGTGCCTGCTGACCTTCGGCGTGACCGGCAACCGCCAGCAGAACGCCCTGTCCCTGCGCCAGGCCAGGCAGCACCTGAAGGCCTTCGGCGGGGTGTTCACCGGCACCTTGCTGGGCAACAAGTGGGCGCATAACCGCTTTCGTTTTCCCTACCTGCGCGAGAGCCTCTGGCATGCCGGCTATGTGGTCGACACCCTGGAGACCGCCACCGACTGGAGCAATGTCGACAACCTGTTGCAGCGCATCGAGGCCAGCCTGCGCGATTGCCTGGCGGCCGAAGGCGAACAGGTCCATGTCTTCACCCACCTGTCGCATGTCTACGGCGAAGGCTCGAGCATCTACACCAGCTACGTGTTCCGTCCGGCCGCGGATTACCCGGCCACCCTGGCCCGCTGGAAGGCGCTCAAGCATGCGGCCAGCCAGACCATCGTCGAGCACGGCGGCACCATCAGCCACCAGCACGGCGTGGGCAAGGACCACGCGCCCTACCTGCCGCACGAAAAAGGCGAATTGGCGATCGCCGCCCTGCGCAGCCTCAGCCGGCACTTCGACCCTGCCGGGCGCCTCAACCCCGGCACCCTGCTGGAGGAATAA